The following proteins are encoded in a genomic region of Glycine soja cultivar W05 chromosome 17, ASM419377v2, whole genome shotgun sequence:
- the LOC114392858 gene encoding wall-associated receptor kinase 2-like: MGLHLTTHNQKPMLLLLLLLIHSLLITQSTPCRTSCGDIPIEYPFGIDDGCGSPYYRYILVCSDSGKLQVRTPSGRYNVHNVSYADPHILITDPFMWNCDDGENYRPTRPFSLDTSTRFKLSPHNEYLFFNCSEDHVIVKPKPIFCERFPERCDSSCDSGSYLCRHMPGCSFAMSGSSCCSYSPRATESLRLMLKYCTSYTSVYWRNVGAPQPYDQVPEYGIRIDFDIPVTRRCLQCQDPYKGGGTCGFDTGTQSFMCLCKEGNSTTHCKDYDATRHNRKVHVIAGTVSGVSAAGAFGIGAGIWYLKKVRAKAPVTCGVQSNENRLF; this comes from the exons ATGGGTTTGCATCTTACTACCCACAaccaaaaaccaatgttattattactactattgCTGATTCACTCATTGTTGATCACTCAATCCACGCCATGCAGAACTTCTTGTGGTGACATTCCCATCGAATACCCTTTTGGCATTGACGATGGGTGTGGAAGCCCATACTACCGTTACATCCTGGTTTGTTCCGACTCCGGAAAACTCCAAGTCAGAACCCCTTCTGGGAGATACAATGTTCACAATGTTAGCTATGCTGATCCACACATTCTAATCACTGATCCATTCATGTGGAACTGTGACGATGGTGAGAATTACCGTCCCACAAGGCCATTCAGTTTGGACACCAGCACACGCTTCAAGCTTTCCCCTCATAATGAGTATCTATTCTTCAATTGCAGTGAGGATCATGTGATCGTTAAGCCAAAGCCAATTTTCTGTGAGCGCTTCCCTGAGCGTTGTGACTCTTCGTGTGACAGTGGTAGTTATCTCTGCAGGCACATGCCAGGGTGCTCCTTTGCTATGAGTGGTAGCTCTTGCTGCTCTTACTCTCCGAGAGCCACTGAATCGTTGAGGTTGATGCTCAAGTATTGTACTAGTTATACTAGTGTTTATTGGAGAAACGTTGGTGCTCCTCAGCCTTATGATCAAGTTCCTGAATATGGGATCAGAATTGATTTTGACATTCCCGTAACTAGGCGCTGCCTTCAGTGCCAGGATCCTTACAAAGGAGGTGGAACTTGTGGATTTGACACTGGGACTCAGAGTTTCATGTGCCTTTGTAAGGAAGGAAATTCCACTACCCATTGTAAAG ATTATGATGCAACACGGCACAACAGAAAGGTCCATGTGATTGCAG GGACAGTTAGCGGTGTTTCAGCTGCAGGGGCATTTGGAATTGGAGCTGGTATTTGGTACTTGAAGAAAGTGAGAGCTAAAGCACCAGTAACATGTGGAGTTCAAAGCAATGAGAATAGACTTTTTTGA